Genomic segment of Nitrospirota bacterium:
TCAAAATTTTTGAACTGCGTTTCAAGTACGGCCAGGTGTCACAGATGAACGTTGAGCAGGCGCGCACCCAATACGAAACTGCCGCATCCGCAATCCCGCAGATAGAATCGCAGATCGCCCAGACCGAGAACGCTCTCTCGGTCCTGACCGGGCGCAATCCGGGGCATATCACTCGCGGAAAGACGATCAATGAGCTTATGCTGCCCGCTGTTCCCGCGGGACTTCCAGCGGATGTTCTCATGAACCGTCCCGACATTCGCCAGGCCGAACAGAATCTTATCTCGGCCAACGCGCAGATCGGCGCGGCCAGGGCGCTCTACTTTCCTTCAATTTCCCTTACCGGGGCCTATGGGTTTGAAAGCCCGGATCTGTCCGATCTTTTTAAGGGCCCTGCGCGGGTCTGGAGTTATGCCGGGTCTTTCACAGGGCCAATATTTACAGGAGGCGCTATCTACGGACAGGTAAAGCAGGCCGAGGCAATACAGAAGGCCGCGCTCCTCAACTACGAATTAACTGTCCAGAATTCTTTCGCGGACGTCGAGAACGCGTTGGTTGCCCGCAAGAAACTTGTCGAGCAGGTCCAGGCGCAGGAGCGCCTCATCAGAGCGAGCGGCGAGTATGTCCGCCTCGCACAGCTTCAGTACGACGGCGGGTACGCGCCCTATTCGACAGTGCTCCAGGCCGAGCAGCAGCTTTTTCCCGCCGAACTCAACTACGCACAGTACCGCGTCGCGTTGTTCACCTCACTTGTAAACATTTACAAGGCCATGGGCGGCGGCTGGGTAGCCGTGGCAGACCGGATGACTACGGCAATAAGTCAAGACGCAGCAAACAGAGGACAATAATTCTCCCCGCAGATTACAGACCGTCAGGCATTTTAGAAAATGCCTGATCTGTCATTCTGAATTCATTTCAGAATCTCATACTTTCAGAATGTAAAAAATGCTGAGATCCTGAAACAAGTTCAGGATGACAATTGTCGTTTAGGCTGCTTTGCTGCAGCTTCTTTATTTATTCATGTATAATTTAATTCATGAAAGATCAGATCGGTAATGCCATAGACAACATATTTAAAATTAACCTCGGAGTGAAGAAGACGGAAAGGGTCATTGTCTTCACAGACGGATATAACAGCAAGCTGAGAAAGATCACAAAGCGTATTGCGGAGGCAGGGATAAACTTTACTCCGCACATCTGCTGCATCGAATACCAGCCAACAGGCAGTCATGGGGTTGAGCCGCCGGAGGGGATGTGGAGAGAGGCATTCGGAGAGAATGTTCATAAGGAAATAAAACGCAGAAAACTTTTCAAACCCCTTCTCGCCAAAAAAACTTCGGAGGCTCAGAACAGGGAGATCGAAAAAATTATAAAGGCGCACAGGGAAGAAGCCGTTGACGCGGTGATCGCGCTTTCATATTATTCAACAAGCCACACGAAATTCAGGGACATGTTAAACCGCATCTGCGGGACGAGATACGCGAGTATGCCGCTCTTTGACGAGGAAATGCTTGAAGGAGCGATGAGGGTAAATTACAAGACGATGCTTGAGCGGACAACAAAGATCGCCGTAGCAGTGAACAAGAGCGAAGAGATAGAGATCAAAACCCCGAACGGGACTTTTATCACGCTTTCAAAAAAAGGCCGTGAGGCGAAAGCAGACACAGGCATTATCAAAAAGTCCGGGACATTCAGCAACCTCCCGGCAGGAGAGGTCTACCTCGCCCCGCTTGAAGGCACTGCAAACGGCAGACTCGTGCTTGACTGGGCTCCGACAAGAAAATTGAAAAGTCCGATGACCCTTCTTGTTGAAAAAGGCATGGCGACAAAGGTTGAGGGCAAAGAGAAGTACGTAGAATATTTACGGTCAAAGCTTTCCGAAAAAAAGGAGAACGCAAATATAGCGGAACTCGGAATAGGCACGAACGACAAGGCCTCACGGCCTGACAACATTCTTGAGTCGGAAAAGATCTTCGGCACGATCCATATCGCCCTTGGAGACAACAGCACCTTCGGCGGAAAAGTCAGGGCGTCATTTCACCAGGACTTTGTTTTTTTCAAACCCACAGTGACATTGGTTTATAAAAACGGAAGGAAAAAGGTTCTTCTGAAAGCCGGAAAGATTTCCAACAAGCTGTAAAATGTCATGCTGAACTTGTTTCAGCATCCGCCGTAATCTATAGCAGCATAAAGACCCTGAAATGAATTCAGGGTGACAAAATTACACCTTCATGAAGAGGGGAATTCCGAGTTTACTTGAACACCCTCTTGAATATATAATTCACGTTCTTCAGGTAATAGGACAGATCAAAGAGCTTTTCTATTTCTTTTGAGGAGAGATAATTTTTTATCTCTTTGTCTTCTTTTAAAAACTCCTTAAACTCCCTTTTGCCGCTCCAGCTTTCCATGGCGTTTCTCTGCACAAACTGATAGGCGTCCTCCCGGCTCATTCCTTTTTCAATCAGGGCAAGCAGGACTCGCTGCGAATTGTAAAGCCCGAAGCTTTTATTGATGTTCTCAAGCATCCTCTCCGGGTAAACGTTGAGCCCTTTGAGGATATTAGTCAGCCTCACAAGCATGTAGTCAATGAGTATGGTGCTGTCCGGTATGATTATCCTTTCAACGGAAGAATGGCTGATGTCCCTCTCGTGCCACAGCGCGATATTTTCCATTGCCGCCATCGCGTTTGAACGCACAACGCGCGCAAGCCCGCTCAGGTTTTCGCATCCGATAGGGTTCCGTTTGTGCGGCATCGCGGAAGAGCCTTTCTGGCCCTTCTCAAACGGCTCCTCGGCCTCAAGCACCTCTGTCCGCTGGAGATGCCTGATCTCAACGGCGATCTTTTCAATTGTCCCTGCCACGAGCGCAAGGGCGTTCATGAATTCAGCATGACGGTCTCTCTGGACTATCTGGGTTGAAACCGGAGCGGGCTGCAGACCGAGTTCCTTGCAAACATGCTGCTCAATGAACGGAGGGATGTTTGAAAAGGTCCCGACCGGGCCTGAAAGCTTTCCGTAGCTTATGGTTTCCTTAGCGCACTGCAGGCGGAAGAGGTTGCGCTTCATCTCTTCATACCACAGGGCAAACACAAGTCCGAAAGTTGTAGGCTCCGCGTGAATGCCATGGCTCCTTCCCATACGAAGTGTGTTTTTATATTTGACGGCGTTTGCTTTCAGCACCTTCAAAAGTTCTTTGACATCGCTGATGATAATGTCCGAGGCCTCTCTCATCTGAAGCGCGAGTGCGGTATCGAGAACGTCTGAAGATGTAAGTCCCTTGTGGATGAAGCGTGAATCCGGGCCGACATTTTCGGCAACAGATGTAAGGAATGCAATGACGTCATGCTTGACGGTCTTTTCAATTTTATCGATACGCTTGATGTTGAACGCCGCCTTTTTCCTTATCACGGCAAGGCTCTTCTTCGGGACCGCTCCAAGCTTTGCCCATGCCCCGCAGGCCGCGATCTCAACATCGAGCCACTTCTGATATTTATTCTCCGGCTCCCATATTTTTGCCATCTCAGGCCTTGTGTAACGTGGTATCATAAATTATTCTCCTATATCATCCAGACGACTTTTTTGCTTTCTTGCCGGACCCCGGTGTCATTAAGCGCGCGATCTTGTCCAGAATGCCGTTTATAAACGGAGAGGATTCTTCCGTTGAGTATTTCTTGGCTATTTCGAGGGCTTCGTTCATCACGACCGAAGGGGGGATGTCCTTTCTGTAAA
This window contains:
- a CDS encoding efflux transporter outer membrane subunit, which gives rise to MRMLFAAAFAIFLTGCMAGPDYVRPKVDVPAAFIYEEKEVRDTANTGWWKQFQDPALDALITEALANNRNIRIAAANVEQAAAVLMQVRSPLFPQIGYSGSGARQRASESGAELLFSIVPNPQSTYQALASASWEIDLWGRIRRLSEAAQADLFATEEARRGVILSLVSSVAGNYVQLLGLDEQLVISKRTLETYAESVKIFELRFKYGQVSQMNVEQARTQYETAASAIPQIESQIAQTENALSVLTGRNPGHITRGKTINELMLPAVPAGLPADVLMNRPDIRQAEQNLISANAQIGAARALYFPSISLTGAYGFESPDLSDLFKGPARVWSYAGSFTGPIFTGGAIYGQVKQAEAIQKAALLNYELTVQNSFADVENALVARKKLVEQVQAQERLIRASGEYVRLAQLQYDGGYAPYSTVLQAEQQLFPAELNYAQYRVALFTSLVNIYKAMGGGWVAVADRMTTAISQDAANRGQ
- a CDS encoding aminopeptidase produces the protein MKDQIGNAIDNIFKINLGVKKTERVIVFTDGYNSKLRKITKRIAEAGINFTPHICCIEYQPTGSHGVEPPEGMWREAFGENVHKEIKRRKLFKPLLAKKTSEAQNREIEKIIKAHREEAVDAVIALSYYSTSHTKFRDMLNRICGTRYASMPLFDEEMLEGAMRVNYKTMLERTTKIAVAVNKSEEIEIKTPNGTFITLSKKGREAKADTGIIKKSGTFSNLPAGEVYLAPLEGTANGRLVLDWAPTRKLKSPMTLLVEKGMATKVEGKEKYVEYLRSKLSEKKENANIAELGIGTNDKASRPDNILESEKIFGTIHIALGDNSTFGGKVRASFHQDFVFFKPTVTLVYKNGRKKVLLKAGKISNKL
- a CDS encoding adenylosuccinate lyase, translated to MIPRYTRPEMAKIWEPENKYQKWLDVEIAACGAWAKLGAVPKKSLAVIRKKAAFNIKRIDKIEKTVKHDVIAFLTSVAENVGPDSRFIHKGLTSSDVLDTALALQMREASDIIISDVKELLKVLKANAVKYKNTLRMGRSHGIHAEPTTFGLVFALWYEEMKRNLFRLQCAKETISYGKLSGPVGTFSNIPPFIEQHVCKELGLQPAPVSTQIVQRDRHAEFMNALALVAGTIEKIAVEIRHLQRTEVLEAEEPFEKGQKGSSAMPHKRNPIGCENLSGLARVVRSNAMAAMENIALWHERDISHSSVERIIIPDSTILIDYMLVRLTNILKGLNVYPERMLENINKSFGLYNSQRVLLALIEKGMSREDAYQFVQRNAMESWSGKREFKEFLKEDKEIKNYLSSKEIEKLFDLSYYLKNVNYIFKRVFK